In Chitinophagaceae bacterium, the DNA window AAAATAATGATGGATACCAGGGACAGGCTGGAAGAAATAGGAAATAATATTGATAAAAAAGGAGCAGACTTTGAAGATGGGAAATCTTTAGTTAGCGACGAGTATATTACAGAAGAAGAACTTAGAGCTTGCACTACTTGTAATGCATGTGTAGAAGAATGTCCAATCAATATAAACCCGTTGGATATTATTTATGAACTGCGCCGAAATCTGATTATGGAAGAGTCTAAAGCTCCGGGTGAATGGAATTCCATGTTTACCAATATAGAAAACAATGCAGCTCCATGGCAGTTTTCACAACAAGACAGGCTGAAATGGAAAGATGACTTAAATGACGAGAACAAATAAAATAAAGATATGTCTGAAGATAAAATGACAGTACCTACAATGGCAGAATTGCTTGCAAAAGGTGAGAAGCCTGAAATTCTTTTCTGGGTTGGTTGCGCAGGAAGTTTTGATCAAAGAGCTCAAAAAATTACTATTGCTTTTGTGAAAATTTTAAATAAGCTGAAAATTCCTTTTGCCGTTTTAGGAACTGAAGAAAGCTGCACCGGGGACCCGGCCAGAAGAGCAGGAAATGAGTTTTTATTCCAAATGACAGCAAAGACAAACATAGAAGTATTGAATGCCTATGAAGTTCAAAAGATTGTTACCACTTGTCCGCACTGCTTCAATACATTAAAAAATGAATATCCGGCACTGGGAGGAAATTATGATGTGGTTCATCACTCTACTTTTTTACAAATGCTCATAAATGAAGGGAAACTTAAAGTTGAAGGAGGACAGGCTTTCAAAGGCAAAAGAATCACTTTTCACGATAGCTGCTACCTTGGAAGAGCTAATAATATATACGAGGCCCCTAGAGAGGTACTGGAAACACTGGATGCTGAATTAACAGAAATGAAAAGCTGCAAAACTAAAGGCTTATGCTGTGGTGCAGGTGGTGCACAAATGTTTAAAGAAGAAGAAAAAGGAGAAATCAGAGTAAATCAAAAAAGAGTAAATCAGGCTTTGGAAACAAAAGCTGATATTATTGCTGCCGCTTGTCCGTTTTGTATGACAATGATGACTGATGGAGTAAAAGAAAAAGATAAGCAAGAAAGTGTTAAAGTTTATGACCTGGCGGAACTAATTGCTGATGCACAGAATTTATAATTAAAAACGTCTTATGCAAATATTTTCAGAAGCAAAAAAAGTTTTTCCGGATAATGCGCGGGTATGGGTTTATCAAGCTGACAGAAAACTAAACGAATACGAAAAAATCAGTATTTCCGGTAAACTAAATCGTTTTTTAAATGATTGGGCTGCCCATGGTAAAAAACTGGATTGTAGTGGCGAAATCCTTCATGACTTATTCATAGTGCTGATAGTTGATGAATCTTTTGAAGCAGCCAGCGGTTGTTCTATTGATAGTTCCGTTAACTTTATACGTTCTATCGGAGAAGAGTTGAATATTAATTTTTTTGATCGCTTTGCTATAGCTTATGAAGATAATAATGAGATTAAAGTTTGCAGCAAAAATGAGTTTGAAGCTTTGGCAGCAGAAAACAAGGTCAATAAAAACACCATTGTTTTCAATAATTTAGTCTTAGATTATGCAAATCTAAAAAACAACTGGAAGGTTCCGGCACACCAAAGCTGGCAAAGTAAATTCTTTAACTTAAATTAAGAAATAAAATTTCCGGCTATTTGTTTCCTAAAGACTTAGCTCACTATTCAACACAAAGTCTAAATCAATCAAATTCATGATTTTATTCTTGGCAGAATTTGATTGAAATTTCAATTTATATTCTTCAGCCTTGTCCTTTTTATCTTTATGCAGGT includes these proteins:
- a CDS encoding (Fe-S)-binding protein, with translation MSEDKMTVPTMAELLAKGEKPEILFWVGCAGSFDQRAQKITIAFVKILNKLKIPFAVLGTEESCTGDPARRAGNEFLFQMTAKTNIEVLNAYEVQKIVTTCPHCFNTLKNEYPALGGNYDVVHHSTFLQMLINEGKLKVEGGQAFKGKRITFHDSCYLGRANNIYEAPREVLETLDAELTEMKSCKTKGLCCGAGGAQMFKEEEKGEIRVNQKRVNQALETKADIIAAACPFCMTMMTDGVKEKDKQESVKVYDLAELIADAQNL
- a CDS encoding ABC transporter ATPase; translated protein: MQIFSEAKKVFPDNARVWVYQADRKLNEYEKISISGKLNRFLNDWAAHGKKLDCSGEILHDLFIVLIVDESFEAASGCSIDSSVNFIRSIGEELNINFFDRFAIAYEDNNEIKVCSKNEFEALAAENKVNKNTIVFNNLVLDYANLKNNWKVPAHQSWQSKFFNLN